In Devosia sp. 1566, a single genomic region encodes these proteins:
- a CDS encoding amidohydrolase family protein, producing the protein MIDLIFRKACLRGRKGVWDMAIGGGRIKAIEREITADAPVDDVEGCIVLPGFCDTHVHLDKACLLDRCGHDHATLGEAIAAVSALKHGMSVEDVYDRGARCLERAIVQGTSYMRTHVEIDPKIGLRSYEAIRQLKRDYAWAIDLSICVFPQEGLFNNLGTEALLVEALENGADLVGGCPYTDTEPEAHIGRVFDLAERFEVDIDFHLDFDLDPSWTHLDTVLHETEKRRLGGRVAVGHATKLSALTPEALAAVTTRLVSAGVAVTSLPATDLFLTGRDRTQDVPRGVAPVHRLASAGVCCSIATNNVLNPFTPFGDFSLLRMANLYANVCHAGPLDFDTVLDLVTESPARLLRLEGYGVEVGAFADLVVLDAPDEVEALGAIAPPLFALKRGRKTFARQRPVLLPPQTASNA; encoded by the coding sequence ATGATCGATCTGATTTTCCGCAAAGCATGTCTGCGCGGTCGCAAGGGCGTCTGGGACATGGCGATCGGAGGCGGGCGCATCAAGGCCATCGAGCGCGAGATCACTGCCGATGCGCCTGTCGACGATGTGGAAGGCTGCATTGTCCTCCCTGGCTTTTGCGACACCCATGTTCATCTCGACAAGGCGTGCCTGCTGGATCGGTGCGGGCATGATCATGCAACGCTGGGCGAAGCCATCGCCGCTGTTTCAGCGCTCAAACATGGCATGAGCGTCGAGGACGTTTACGACAGGGGCGCCCGATGCCTCGAGCGGGCTATTGTCCAGGGCACGAGCTATATGCGCACGCATGTGGAGATCGACCCCAAGATCGGTCTACGTTCGTATGAAGCTATCCGGCAGCTCAAGCGCGACTATGCCTGGGCGATCGATCTTTCAATCTGCGTGTTTCCCCAGGAAGGGCTGTTCAATAATCTCGGGACGGAGGCGTTGCTGGTCGAGGCGCTGGAAAATGGCGCGGATTTGGTCGGAGGCTGCCCCTATACCGACACGGAGCCGGAAGCTCATATAGGCCGCGTCTTCGACCTCGCCGAGCGCTTCGAGGTCGATATCGATTTTCATCTCGATTTCGACCTGGACCCGAGCTGGACGCACCTCGACACGGTCCTGCACGAAACCGAAAAGCGGCGGCTCGGGGGAAGAGTTGCTGTCGGCCATGCCACCAAGCTGTCGGCGCTCACGCCCGAAGCCCTCGCCGCAGTCACGACGAGGCTGGTCTCTGCCGGAGTCGCCGTAACCTCGCTGCCTGCCACCGACCTCTTCCTAACCGGACGAGATCGCACTCAAGACGTGCCTCGCGGCGTTGCGCCGGTTCATCGATTGGCAAGCGCGGGGGTGTGCTGCTCGATCGCGACCAACAATGTGCTCAATCCCTTCACGCCCTTTGGCGATTTCTCACTGCTGCGCATGGCCAATCTCTACGCCAATGTGTGTCATGCCGGTCCGCTCGACTTTGACACCGTGCTTGACCTGGTGACCGAAAGTCCTGCCCGGCTTCTCAGGCTGGAGGGGTACGGGGTTGAAGTGGGTGCATTCGCCGATCTGGTGGTGCTCGATGCCCCCGATGAGGTGGAAGCCTTGGGCGCCATCGCGCCACCGCTGTTTGCACTCAAGCGGGGTCGCAAAACCTTTGCACGCCAGCGCCCGGTTTTGCTCCCGCCTCAAACTGCTTCCAACGCATGA
- a CDS encoding gamma-glutamyltransferase: MIVSPHPVATKAGENVLAEGGNAIEAAIAVNAVLAVVYPHFCGIGGDAVWLVSDGQGTETSLLGIGQAIKYGKVTAPMPVRGPGSVLTTAAVVDSWAHALAHWPARHSLGDLIAPAIKIAADGFAVSASQAYWLALRAKETASWPGFDALFRQEGRCVQTQLARTLETIAKDGARCFYEGELGDRIVRGLKAAGVPIDHADLAATQTRSAAPVAIDYRGLQLLAPPAPTQGLTTLSIMGILSHFDFSSIAEDSAEHVHLVVEAVKHAFLDRNMIADPDSCNVDFGAMLDPARLRAKAASISDRAMAWPQVFASADTVYFAATDKEGRCASVLQSIYFDWGSGVVAGDTGILWQNRGAAFDPDPSHINGFRPGKRPFYTLNPGMALRNGKPGLLYGTQGADGQPQTLAMLLTRLIDYGRRPAEALAGGRFLLGRTFSDSRDTLKLEGQFPPSVHQELARRGHEVAPIPALSPLAGQAGAIAIDIDGSLDGGHDPRG, translated from the coding sequence ATGATTGTCAGCCCCCATCCCGTCGCGACCAAGGCGGGCGAAAATGTTCTGGCCGAAGGCGGCAACGCTATTGAGGCCGCCATCGCCGTTAATGCAGTGCTAGCGGTGGTCTATCCGCATTTTTGCGGCATTGGCGGGGACGCGGTCTGGCTGGTATCCGATGGTCAGGGAACCGAAACATCCTTACTGGGGATCGGGCAGGCGATAAAGTATGGGAAGGTGACGGCTCCCATGCCCGTCAGGGGCCCCGGCTCGGTGCTGACCACCGCTGCGGTGGTCGACAGCTGGGCCCATGCACTGGCGCACTGGCCCGCCCGGCACTCCCTAGGCGACCTCATCGCCCCGGCCATTAAGATCGCCGCAGACGGGTTCGCGGTTTCAGCGTCCCAAGCGTACTGGCTGGCACTACGTGCCAAGGAAACGGCGAGCTGGCCCGGGTTTGATGCGTTGTTCCGGCAAGAAGGCCGCTGTGTGCAAACCCAGCTCGCCCGCACGCTCGAGACGATAGCAAAGGACGGGGCACGTTGCTTTTATGAGGGAGAACTCGGTGACAGGATCGTCCGGGGCCTCAAGGCGGCGGGGGTCCCGATCGACCATGCCGATCTTGCCGCGACGCAGACGCGCAGCGCCGCCCCTGTTGCCATCGACTATCGGGGTTTGCAGCTTCTTGCGCCGCCAGCGCCCACACAGGGTCTGACGACACTGAGCATCATGGGCATTCTCTCCCATTTTGATTTCTCGTCCATTGCCGAGGACAGCGCCGAGCATGTTCACCTGGTGGTGGAGGCGGTCAAACATGCCTTTCTCGATCGCAACATGATCGCCGATCCAGATAGCTGCAATGTCGATTTCGGTGCCATGCTCGATCCGGCGCGACTTCGCGCGAAGGCGGCGTCGATCAGCGATCGGGCCATGGCCTGGCCCCAGGTCTTTGCCTCCGCCGATACGGTGTACTTCGCCGCCACTGACAAGGAGGGTCGCTGTGCCTCCGTGCTCCAGAGCATCTACTTTGATTGGGGAAGTGGGGTGGTTGCCGGTGATACCGGCATTCTCTGGCAGAACCGGGGGGCGGCGTTCGATCCCGATCCCAGCCACATCAACGGCTTTCGACCCGGTAAGCGACCCTTTTACACCCTCAATCCAGGCATGGCTTTGCGCAACGGCAAGCCAGGCTTGCTTTATGGGACCCAGGGGGCGGACGGGCAGCCGCAAACGCTCGCCATGCTGCTCACGCGCCTCATTGATTACGGCAGACGGCCAGCCGAAGCGTTGGCGGGCGGGAGGTTCTTGCTGGGACGGACATTTTCGGACAGCCGCGACACGCTTAAACTTGAAGGTCAGTTCCCACCATCAGTTCACCAAGAACTCGCAAGGCGCGGCCATGAAGTGGCGCCGATCCCCGCGCTGAGCCCACTAGCAGGACAGGCCGGCGCGATTGCCATCGACATCGATGGCTCGCTCGATGGAGGTCACGATCCCAGGGGGTGA